The Arachis hypogaea cultivar Tifrunner chromosome 14, arahy.Tifrunner.gnm2.J5K5, whole genome shotgun sequence DNA window GCCCCTATTAGTTATCAATAGGTTGTTGGATTCTTTCATTGaatttttatcactaaaaatagatatatcatatatttgtttatataggATAAACTTGATGATCTCCAAGAAGCTGGAGAAACACCTACTAATgcatttcaaaaagtttttggtAAAGAGAATCCAGGAAGAGTTCGATGTTATGGAAGAACTGTTACAAAAACTTCtcttaagaaaaataaagaaatagatgAAATCAAAAAACAAAGTGAAGAGAAGGTAACAACTTTAAAAACTGAATTAGATGACCATAAGAAACGACTGCAAGAATTGGAAGATATTGTGAAACTTATGTTGCAACAAACTTCTCCTGGTATGAATGTTGATGAAGTGCTTTCTCTCTTGTGATCTAAGCAATCGTCAGCAAATAGTGCACAAGATCCAAATTTAGTTCCTCGGCATTCTCCTCCGTCGACTCATATACCAAATCATGATTAGGTATGTGTGCTAAATTGTTGTAACACTTGAGTACACATGTTATTGTATAGCTGATAGtttgattataatttttttgttcatttaaattTGACTGCAGCTTTTTTATTGTTGGATGAAGTTTTCTGAAGACATAAAGGAAATTCTTAGCACAATGGTGAAGCACAAAGTCTTTTTGGTTTCAAATAGACAACTtagtttcttttttgtttaagTCTTTTTGGTTTCAAGTGGACAACTtagtttcttttttgtttaagTTCATCACCAGAAAAACATGTATTATGCTtacttatgtttattatttatttgacttgGTAACTTAGCAAGTATGTTAATTGGCACTTGGAAGACCTTTTTATATATATGCAATATATATTATGAGCTTATTCAAATGTGGGTGTTATATATCCTTCAAATatcatataaatataacaaaggtaaaaaatatattattttagatattaaaaaagaGAATCTAAGAAAAACTCAATAAGGTGTTGCTTTAGGTATTAAAAAAAGACAACTGCAAATAAACTTACATAAGTGTTGCATTAGGTCTATAAAAAAGGCAACATAAAAAAACctggacaagtgttgctttaggtatatgaAAAAGGCAATTTAAAAAACCTGGCCAAGGGTTGCTTTAGGTATAtgaaaaaacaactagaaaaaatttgcacaagtgttgctttaggtatatgaaaaggcaacttaaaaaactctggacaagtgttgctttatGTATTAGAAAATACAACTCGTAAAAAGTGTTGCCATAACGTCTCATCTAAAGTGTTGTGTTTGGGAGCTCTAAGGCAACCCTTTCGCGGAGTTGCTTTATTTGCAAAAAAAGCAACGTTTTTTGAAGGTTGCCATAAAAAGGGTTCCCTTTAATACACAAAAGCGTTGCCTTAGACCAAAAGTAACGGCCGTATAGCCAACCTCccaaaaagtgttgctttttgttgGAAAGTGTTGCCTTTGTCCCTTATTATATGCAACGTTTTTAAAGGGTTGCCTCAGCCTGAATTTGTTGTAGTTATATCACTTCACCATCAACTTTTCACACGTTAGTCATCTAAAAATGTTCATGTTCCAACAATTATATCCACATCTCATAGTTTATATTAATTAACAAAATGATGACACTGGAAGAAACAGCTTATAGCTCATTATCATAATATTGGGGGCCGTAAATATTTGGTAACCAACAAAATTTAGCCAAAAACAActagaacttgtcttatttaatatttattaattattacatatTAAATAAAGTAAGTTCTCACTTTTTTTTGTCTCTTAACATTATCAACTTGTGGTCACCTGAGTTTTGGCCTTTGGCTGATTAGAACAAGAAGAGTGCAAGCGGACCAGcaagttttgtgatttgtagccatcaattagtcatcattagtatttttaatagtgtgagattatatctaatggtgtatgattacttatttttcttttgcttgtcaAGTGCTGGCCAGATTTTAATAAAACTGCTGACCCCTAGACTTTCTCTTAGAACAATTGTACAACTTGATTTGATTTGGTATCTTAACTATTAATACACgatatgaaaataaaaagaaaagaaaaccacTTGATCACTTGGGATTTTCACATTTAAGCCTCTCTTAActtgatttggttttggttgaaacAAATGCATCCCATGAATCAGTCTCAAGTGCAACTTGAAAAATCTAACAAGATACAAATTAAAGAACTTAAAGACTTTAAGTATGATACTCATACTATGATTTATGAATCATGATTATTTTGCATTATACTTTTGGCTTTGAGGATGAGTTTGCATCCATTTTTTTGGTGGCTATTTGACAATCCATTTTTTTATCCCAACCTTGCATATTACTTTTGCTTATGAACCATGCTTGAGCATAAGAACTTAATGCAAAATATCTTTGGCTTACCAGTTTACCCCATGGTTAAGTGGAATGGTGCAATTACATTAGTtcgttttcttttaattttcttttcacttaCATTGCGATTATCTTTCTATTCCGATCCACGTAGAACTTTTACTTATATTGTCTTCTTCTTTAtctcatttctttcttttaggtCATTTACCTAtattatattctaatattttttatttttcatcaacTATATATAATAGACCATAAATACATATAGTCATCTCTATCTTTTTCCCaattattaaatcaattatatCTTGATACATATATTGGTTTCGCAGTTTAACTTCATATATACATCAAGTTTCTTAATATATGTCATTTTTCTCAAAAAATTACAACCGAATGATCCATGATTGAGCATGCCAAAAAATagcaaattattataaaaaatccaTTTTCATGTCAGAACATTAATCGATGCCAATAGAATCCATCATCCTATATATgacataaaaaaaacaaagaagtaAGAAAACAATAACAAAACTCACTAATCCTCCTTTTACAGAATTGGTAACTGTTTCAACCTTTAATTTACATTACTTTTTTTATTGTCTTATTCTACCTTTTGAACTaggtaagttttaatttattatttttcttctgtcatatatcttctatttttttaaatcattttagtttattaaatttttttatttattttgttttattttaagataaatcacaaaaaaaGCATCCAAATAATTTTGTTGCTCACAAAAATATACTCGAATTTTGTTATTAACAAATAtgccttcaaataatttaaaaacgcgaCAAAAATGCccaatattaaatatgtattctcaaaaaatactttaaaaattgaattttaatgcgattttttgcaagtatgattagaaaaatgagatatttttatccttaaaatttggtgatttttcgctaagtgtatatttttttgtgatttttttgtcaacaaccaataatacttttaaaaaatcacaaaaaaatatatagttagcgaaaaatcaccaaattttaagaataaaaatacctCAATTTTTTAATCATACTTCCAAAAAACTGCATCAAAATTCAAGCTCTAAAGTATTTTTcgagaaaaatatatttaatattgaatatttttgtcacattttaaaattatttaagggTAATTTCACTACAACAGAAACGGGAAATTGCGGCAGTTTATTTATGGATTTGCGGtggttttaaaccgccgctaaACGAAATTCCAGCGGTTCCACAAGCATCGCCTATTAGGGGGTGGTAATATGATTTTGCGACGGTTCTAACGAACTGCTGACACAACCGCCGCAAAGCCATGAAATAGTGACGTAATGTTTAGaggcggtttaaaaccgctgcTATCTGGGGAACATTGATTTTGACACAAATTTGCTAATGGTTTGAAACTGCTACTAGTTAACGCCCGTTGTGTTTTCAAATGTATTTAGCTATCGCCTATCATGTTTTTTCAAATCTCTAATGACTATTTTGCAAATGCCGCTATTTTCTGGCTAAATGGCCGCAAAAATACTGTATTGTACACTGTCAACCAAtgctctttttaatttaaatgtaCCAGGtgtttcttttttgttatttttggatTCTTTCTTAATATTAGtaagttaaattattttatatcctgAAAAATAAATTGATGGGTAAACGACATTAGCAAAACTattaataaaattcatataattaTCCAAATATCAATAAAGTGTACTCCTTACTAAGAGTTGGATAGTCAACACCAAAAAagtgtatatttaaaaaaaactccACAATTCTAAGATCTAATTTCTAATCTGTCCCTCTAATGAATTCATCCATGCGGCGACATCTGATGGCAGTTTCCcaccttgcccttgaagtagacATATCAGAGCACTCTCCATTGCCTGTATCCTTATCTTCCTGGTTGCTACTTCATCCTCCATTGCTTGTCTTTTTGTCTTCTTAGCTGCTACTTCATCCTCCACTgccttcctttttaatttttcggCCGCCAAATCTGGTTGTAGTTCAAGCAGCACCGTTTAGGTCTCCTCTGTTTGAAATCCATTGCTCAGCTGATGGAAATTCATACCGAAGACTTGACTAGAAGTCGGTCCCAAACACATGCCATGCACTCTACCCGAGTGCTCCTTTTCGAGAGCTTGAGCAAGCGAATCATTTTGAGACAACAGTCTAGAGGATTCATCCCGTTGCTCAATAGCCTCAATTCTTTTCGACACACATAGATAAGCAATTCTAAGCATTCATTAACTAGTCGCTAACCGCATAGACTTCCAAtacaattttaaaaactaaaacataCGAGAAACTACTTTCCGATTCTCAACACATTACTTACTCCAATAGTCTGAGTTGTATCATGGATATAGGAGCCATTAGGTCTTTTGTGCGTTAAGAGATACAACTCTCCTCTACCAACTCTCCTCCCTTGTTTCCAACTGTACCAATAATGATGACAAAGTGAATATGTAAACAAAGAGATGGTTGAAAGACATTCTCAAAAATAGattacctcttcttcttcaagcctTGCCAAGCTTTTTGATCCGCCAGTGTGGGTGTAAAGCTGCTTTGATCGATTCTCAACATTTTTCTTGCACTTCTCCTGTCATTCCATCAAAATCAAGGGTTACTAGACACTAGTTCTGACTAACTCAATGTAACATAAATAGACTATTTCTGTTatgaaatacaaatatatattaccTTTGTCTCTTTACTATTGCGATAATCGAGGTACCATCTCCAATGATCCGCATTAATTCCCAGTGGGCGGTGTTCAATATTATCTTCAAGAGTCAGTTCTGAGTCATAATAGTGATGGTATAACCTATTCCTCGTTTTCTTCCAAGCCCTTCCTAGCATTTTTAATATTATACGCTTGATAATTCCTCTAATATCTTTATCAAAATGGAATATTTCCTGCAACAGTAAAATTAAATTGTCCATAGGGTTCAAATTTTGAGTCTGGAATGGtacaaaaatatacatttttaccTTTACACATTCATTATAGACCTTGTCCCTGGTGCGAACCTTTCTCTAGTCCTTCTCGCAGATTGAGAATTCGGTGTAGTCAGATCCTAGCAGTCCAAGAATGCCGCTCAGTATACCAGCTTCATCCCCAACTGGTTGCATTACACTGTTGAACCTGAGTACGATCTTTCTTCCGTTAGGTGGCTTTATAGCTTCCTTCACGCTCAATTTGACCAGTTTGATTGTGCCATTGGATTATATAAATCATAGTTATTCTGTGTGAGTAACCATTGTGGCCAAGCTGTGATGAAGACATAGGAAAATAGCtgaatgaaaaattttattaaatgatTTCTTGTATACCAATTGTTTTAACATCCCAAAATTCAGTGGTCTTGCGTCCTTTGCACTTCTGAGCCTCCGATGCAGCAAATATGTTGTCAACATGTTGCTCAAAAGAATCTACCTCATCTGCCTCTGAGTCTAAGTCTTTGGCATTCGGCTCCGAGTTTTGAACATCGTTCGTACAAGCATATGGAGCAGGCGGTGGTTCGCTATGGGAAGGACGAAAGGGACGTAAAGACAAGGATGCGGGGGCACCACTGCCACTGGACGGAGGAATTGGGCAGTCTGCTTGATGGGAAGTTGAAGCCGCAGCAGATCCTACTTGAGGCTGCTGACATGCCATGTCTAACTGGGACTTCTTCGTGTAACGACCTATCCTGGCATCTTTCCTGACTGCATTCATATAAaaaagtgataataattaatatatagttattaatatttattaatatacaaaAAGGACACTGGTAGAACCCAGTTAATATTTATTAAACTCGGCTATTTATGacaaattgataataaaaaatttatagtatGAGACTAGAGACCGCAATTAAAGGTGGTAATTAGATAATTTAATCAGAATTATGAAATACACTAACAATTAAAGGTATTAATAAGTAATGATACTTATAGTAAATCAATATCATGTGCTACTACGCTTACTTGGTATACAAGAATTATGCTCAAATTTGTAGTTTGGATTAGACTGACAACTCGTTCCTATTGCAAAGTTTGCTTCTGTTTGTCTTCTCTCTACAGCTGCCATGTGTCATTGGCACCTCTATCATATTGATATCAATAATGCCTTTTGATACGGTGAACTTGTATATGGAAGCAATCTCTCGTTGTATCACTAAGGGGAGGGCGGAATAGTATGTCATTTTTTACAGCCACTTTCTGGTTTAAAACACTCAGTAGTTTATCAGTTTTATATAGAGATGGGtctattttgtttcaattttgtttaaTTCTTGTGGGCTTAGATTTGATTCTTTTATTTATTCACTTTTGGTATTATCAATGCCTTTAAATCACTAAACATCATGTGGTTTACTAAACAATCTACTTAGAACTGAGAGGGTGAGAGACAAAAAGGGTATTAGTAGTAATCAAACCAGTAGCTTAGTACTAGTGAAATTTGAGAGATGTTATGTGTACCTTAGAGTACCTTTAAGGGATTCCATCAAGCTTAATGACTTTTTGGTCTTTAACTATGAAAAGTTATACTTCTGTCGAGGAAGGGACACTTACATACTAATTAGGGCAATCCCTAACATGATATTGAATGGAAGAACTAGGATATTAGTTTAATTGAATTAATTTGGACTAGAGAAGGACAGCCAAGTGTTGAGTCCTTGCTTGTTTGTGTGAAATTTTCTACTAAGCTTCATACATGGTACTAGTTCTATCCACTACCTACTTCATTGAGTTCAAATGAAATAGACTTATCTAAGAAAAGCAGTAACTAAAAACTCCCAACTTCTATTCACAGGCAACCATTATCAGCAACAAAATTCAAATATACCATTAAGAATATTAAAAACACATTCAATAATACCATTAAACCCCAAATCAGAATTCACCCTTAACTGAATCATGCTCCCCATCAACAAATCCCACTCCCCATTAACAAATTAACTCAACTAATAACATCAGGAAAAACTTTCATGTCAACTTTAAACTCGTTATTGGCCTCAATTTCAATCACTAAATCAGCAAGTGAGCACAGGGGGGCCAGTGGTGCTTACCCGCAACGAGAGGAGTGGATTGACGGTGAGAGAAGAACGGCCGGGCCTCGGACAGAGAGAGAAGGGGCTCTAGGACAAGGGTTCGCCGCAGAGACAGATGTTTTCTTCCTTCCGATGATGGCGATAATGGAAACCGACGATGGTTACGGCAATACCACAGCTCCCAACACAGACGTGGAGGAGAAGAACTAGGACGATGCAAGCTTTGGAGGGGTTGGACTATATGAATGATTTAGTAGTgcaggaaaaataaggattatgGAAGTGGCGGTggctttttttatttgaaaactgAAGGAGCTGAGTAACAGGGAATGTATACTTAAGCGGGGTCTGAACAAATTtataaacaacaataacaataataataaatttaaagtgGTCAATGTGACTTTTTCTAAGAGAAtgcaaatattaaaaatacgTAAAATCGGTccaaaatcaaattattataataaaaatataattaacaatATAAGCAATGTCATCATTGTAACAGGCTAAGAGAAGGTAAATCATAAGAACAAAAAACACCAcatttaaaagaaataataataataataataataataataataataataataataataataataataataataataataatggtaacGATATACTCATATTTTTTAcagttataatataataatatttacggattttaaattattatgattGCATTAATTTGGgttaaaataaattactaaattatttggataaattaaacaatattgAAATTTTAGGTTATGAATGCAGTGTGTAATTAtagatcttaattaattaattcatgtCTATTAATTAATTCATGTCATCTTGTCAATATGATAGTCATGATTATAGAATGTAGTTCATTAAGCAGTTTCACAACctgggtttatatatatatatatatatatatatatatatatatatatatatatatatatatatatatatatatatatatatatgtatgacaAATCAGTAATATAAAAGTCTTGAATTTATAGGAATCATTAATCCAagtcaaaatattaattaattcaagagatatatattaattttagacTAATCTCCAACAAATTCAttgctatttcattaaattcaaCATCTAAGGAGAAGATCACAATCAGTCACTGAGTTCAATTTAGTCCCAATTTTTCATAAGACAAGTCAGACTAATGATAAAAACTTGAGTCAACAGATATCATTCTCCTCTGGAGTTTTATTGAGGTCAAAGGTTAGCATGGAAGCATTGTGTCCTTTAGAAACAACTTCATCAGAACTATCTGGCACAACGTCTTCTTTAAGCATTGAATCTTGAACTATCTCGCCTATTTCTTCTGGAGTTTCTTGAATCTTTTCCCGAGCTAAACCTGAAGGATACACCATAGGCAATTATGTTTTTAGAATTTacaaattttccaaaaaaaaacatGATTGAACTCCACATTATAAATTGCTTAATTGGCTTACGTTCCCAAAGTTTTGTAAGACCTCTTTCTATAAGAGTGAATTCCTCTCCAGACGCAATTTCAAGTTCAACAATCAGTCTATTCTCATAGCGTGCctgcacaaattaaaaaaaagtgcaATCTGAAAAGGTGCATTAATTGGGAGCTAGAAGTCTTCAACACCACTAACAGAGGTACTTTCTATTCTTCATCAGTAATATTTCATCCTTCATGTCAACTAAAGAACATGCCAACTGAACAACATggtaactaattaactaataaagtACCAAATAAACCTTAATATGAATTTTGAATCCCAAActaaaaaaggaaattaaaattacaattaaaataagatatgtaATACAAAGGAAGCAATAAAAAGTGCCAGCTGGCAAATTAAAATCCATTCCTTAAAATTCTACACCAGTCTCAACAGTATGCAATAAAAAGAAGCAAATAATATGATAGCCTTGTCAAATCATACCTTGAAACATCAAAGGAAACCAAGCTTttggaaataaataaataaataaataacaataaaaagaaaatactaaattCAAGAATCTGGTGACCAACCTTTGGAAAGATCTTATTCCAAGATCAGCTAACCGGCTGTCAGCAACTAGATACTGTAAATAACAGCCAGAATTTCACATATTCCTCATATTTCATTCACGTTCATTGCTCTTATGTTAGATTTAATGAACAAAGTTAACTGACTAAATTACATCCACATCCTATTTTCCTTTCCAACTTTCTTCTTCCAATTAATCTCCTTAGgaggtaacaaaaaaaaattaaaaaaacaaacaagGGGGAAAAGGAAAAGACATGAGGTATATAACTTAAATTGCTATGATGTTGTTATACTAATTAACAATTTACTATAACATGATCTAGCACATATTTAGGTTTGAGAGTCagatataataatatttactgcagaaatatacatataattattTGCTTACCCATTCAGTACCTCATCTCACAAAAGAAAATAAGTTAGCAACCGGCCCTATCCCCATTGAGTTAAACTATTGTACCCAACTTGATGGCTAAACAAATCGCAAAAAATCCATAATTTACCTTCACCTCCTCCTGTATTTGTTGCAAAAGAAATAGGTTCGTGCTAGTTACGAACCCGAATCCGAATTTCTTGCGGTACTTTGTTCCGAATTGAAGCAATCCCTACAATGTTCAGAGTCTCAAATATGTAAGGCCTTTGGAAAGTGACTTTTAATTACAGGATAATGAAACCACTGGATTGAATATAGCAAGTTGAAATATAGTAAAAGACCCTTTTGCGAGCAGACATAAGACATCGTACTGTCCTAATTTCTCTATGCGCTATAGTAATAGCATCACCTATGTCCATGTGtgctgagaatgcatccagccaTGACTGAACTGGTAATGTGTTGAACCACAGGTCTCTTGCGAATGATGTTGCGTGCTCCAGTGAAGAGAACGGGGAGGCCTCTTCCACCGCCTTGCAAAATAAGACACTAGAGCCGCAAAGAAAGAGGTCCCTCTCTTCTAATTTCCCTGGTAAGTCCGATTATGTCAGTCAATATATAACTTCAATTACAATATACTAACAAATTAGAAATTCAACAACTTTAAGACAAAATATGTTATTAAAATCACATTTTCTAGGTGGATCAATTGTAACTAATGAGTAATATACATCAAGTGTTTCCATGTTCTAATTTCGATTATGCTAGTtgctaattaataattatgtaaGTGTATAACCCTCAACAGGACAAACCATAGAATTTTAGTACTCATGTCCTAAATTGGTATCTAAATACATCTATAAATTGGTAGCCTCTTCGCAATTATCGATGGCATCAGTGGTGGGTTCTTCTAAATCGTCATCCCTTCTCAACGACACACCTTTGACGTCAAACTCAGACAACCCAGCCAAAATCGGTTGGGGGGAAAGTTCGAATTGACATTGTCCTATGTCTTCACCCATGTCAAACAAATCCCTTGGGTTCACATGGACTACTACACACCATTCTTTATCAGCTTCATCATCCACATAGTATACAAAGCGAGCCTCGGATGCAAGAATGTACGGTTCATCATCTTCTCGATCACCGGTATGAATTGGATGAGAAAAGTTGACCACTGTGTGTCCTAAAGAGTCTTGTTTTATGCCTCTGCCAGAGGTGGTGTTTGCCCAAGTACATCTAAACAAGACGACTGTGAATTGACTGCTGTAATTTAACTCAATGATGTCCGCTAGTTTTCCGTAATACAAGACGCTATGAACAGCAACATTACTGTTGCGCTTGCTTGCATAACTCCTAATGTCAGAAGTGACATAAATCCCGCTATTTTGGGTTTTCAACCCTTCCTCTCTCGACAAGGTTCTGAACTTAAATTCATTTATGTTGTAAGATGTAAAGCGGCTAACGAGAACATTGGGCCCACATGCAAGCCACTGCAACTCGTTCGGGTGCATGATGCTTCCCAATGGAACCTGGATGTGGACAATTATGTGTTTCATTAGCTTGGGATACAAATAACAGGACACCATTTGAATGTGTAAATGGATTAATGATACCAGGATTCACCTCAAGCTTGAACCACTCAAAAAATTCTCTGTACACAACACTATCTATGTGAGATTGGGACCTTGTCCTACTTCGTAACTTTCTCTTTGTGATCGCCCTGAATTCACTGGATACGTCACAATAAATTCATGTCAGGATCTCCAACTGTAGTAGATCACACAAAATCCATACTTTCAAATGCACTTACTCTAAAAAAATTTTCACAGCCGAGCAATTGACCAATACGTGACGGGGTGAGCTTAGAATTTTTCAGTTGGTGTGAGAGTGTAAAAAGAGCCAGCCCTAACAGCCTTTCCAACCTCTAGGAACATGGTTGCACTTTCATCAGGCATTAGTTCACGCGGTCGATCATCAACACGCATTGGTCGATTAATCCTACTCTCGACATTATCTAGGTACCTTGAACAGAATACGAGTATCTCCTCAGATAAGTATCCTTCTGCAATTGAGCCCTCTGGTTGTAATCTGTTATGCATGTACTACTTGAGATGACATAAGTACCTTTGAGAATATAACACGTGTCATATgccaaaattaaaaacataaacacAAATTTGTTTGATAAGTACCTTTCAATTGGGTACATCCATCGATAATGTACTGGGCCACCGAGACGCACCTCCTCGACCAAATGCAGTGTCAAGTGAACCATGAttgtgaagaaagaaggaaggaaaatCATCTCCATACAACATAGAATATGAACTACGTGATCCTGAAGGAGAGGAAGTTGTTGAGGGTCTATGGATTTACTGCATACTCGGTAAAAAAGGATGATAAATCTGCCAGGACAGAAGACGCTAGGGTAGGCAATGCATTCCTTAACGCAATTGGCAGTAGATATTTCATTAGAATGTGACAGTCGTGGCTTTTCAAACTTGACAACTTGCGCTGAGGTAAGTCAACATAACGGGAAATGTTGCTAGAGTATCCATCTGGAAAGACCACGTTCTTGATAGTCCTTAGAAAGAGCTCCTTTTGTGGATTGTTCATAGTAAAGATGGCGGATGGGTACTTTCCATCTTCTCATGGCCACAAATCATGCTTGATGCCCATCTACCGGAGGTCTTTTCAAGCTTTAATGCGGTCTTTAGACTTACCTTTCTCGTTCAGTATGGTGAAAACTACGTTGTCACAcacattcttctctatgtgcatgacaTCAAGATTGTGACGCAATCCATTATTCTCCCAATATGGTAGCTCAAAGAATATACTCCTCTTATTCCAAGGAGATTCGTCTTGGATGGCTGTTTGCTGTCTGCGTATCCTTTTCCCCGCAACCGATTGCACCTTGCCAAGTTGGACATGCACAACCTCTAATTGCCTCTATCCTCTATCTTTCCATCAAATGAGTACCGGTCTTTTCTATATTTATGGTCATGATTCAGAAAGCGACGATGACCCATGAAACACCATTTCTGACTGTGTGTGAGCCGGTTAGCATCAGCATCCAAATTTCACGCAGGACAGGCCCTCCCATCGTACGTATTCCACCCAGATAAGTTGCCCAGGCCTGCAAAATCACTGATTGTCCACATCAACGCAGGATACATATTGAAGGTTTTTTTCTCGTTAGCATTGTAAGTTTCAACTCCAACCCACAACTACTTCAACTCATTGATCAAGGGCTCTAGGTAAACATCTATGTCATTTCCAGGGATTTTAGGACCAAGAATAATCATAGAGAGGATAAATGAGGTGGGTTTCATGCAAA harbors:
- the LOC140178646 gene encoding uncharacterized protein encodes the protein MVVKKNGKPQAAKILRYFPLIPRLQRLYMSSKTAVDMLWHKRGPNSDGMYRNPRDAEAWKSLDRRYFDFFGDPRSVHLALASDGFNPFGNMSLKYSIWRMAWATYLGGIRTMGGPVLREIWMLMLTGSHTVRNGVSWVQSVAGKRIRRQQTAIQDESPWNKRSIFFELPYWENNGLRHNLDVMHIEKNVCDNVVFTILNEKAQVVKFEKPRLSHSNEISTANCVKECIAYPSVFCPGRFIILFYRVCSKSIDPQQLPLLQDHVVHILCCMEMIFLPSFFTIMVHLTLHLVEEVRLGGPVHYRWMYPIERLQPEGSIAEGYLSEEILVFCSRYLDNVESRINRPMRVDDRPRELMPDESATMFLEVPLGSIMHPNELQWLACGPNVLVSRFTSYNINEFKFRTLSREEGLKTQNSGIYVTSDIRSYASKRNSNVAVHSVLYYGKLADIIELNYSSQFTVVLFRCTWANTTSGRGIKQDSLGHTVVNFSHPIHTGDREDDEPYILASEARFVYYVDDEADKEWCVVVHVNPRDLFDMGEDIGQCQFELSPQPILAGLSEFDVKGVSLRRDDDLEEPTTDAIDNCEEATNL